The segment TGCAGAAGGTTAAGTGGGAAAAAAGCGTCGATTCAATATATAGCAAACTTAAGTTTTTAGACGCAAAAGGTAATGAGGTTCCGCTGGTTGCAGGTAATAAGTGGATTCACATTATAGATACATACACCCCGGTCTTGTGGGGGGACAACAATGTCTGATGAGTTTTTGCCCCACTTTTGGGTTGGGTTAAAGTTATCCACGAGTTATCCACAGAAAACAAACTCTTTTATCAAGGCGCAACTCTGCGCTATAGTTAGCTGTTTACAAAAAGAAAGTGTGGCGTTACACTATGTTTAGTTATTTACAAAAAGGAGGTTTGCAATGCCCAGGTATGAGCTCCAAAGGGCTGTAGGTGCCTATGGCGAGTGGTATACTGACAAGATTTTTAATTCGGAAAATGAAGATGAGGCGCGCAAGATTGCAGCGGACCATATAAGTTCCGCAAGAATGATATTTGGAGATAGAAAGATAAGGATTGTAGAAGTTGTTTACGAGGGCAACTTATATGGCTTAAATCACCCCATAGAAGATGATGACAGGTACTTGGAACTGAAGGGAATGCAGCTTGCCGAAGAGACCGAAATGCACCTTAGGGTGAAAAAAGGGAAAAATGAGCAAGACTGACAAAAAGAAAGAGGAAAAACTCGGAAGAGAAATTTTAAAAATAATTAATACCCACAAAAGCACGGGATGGTCATTTGATAAAAACGGAAAAACAGTAAATATAGGATGTAAGTGTGGCCGGAGAGCTCACAATTTAAACCCCGAAGACTACTTTGCCACTACCAAATCTCATAATCGCCACTTGGTAAAAGTAATTACCAACTTTGTTCTTACAGAGTCCCCATAAGGGACTCTGTTTTTATTTAAGCTGTATATAATATATACTAAATATTAAAGACTATATTTTTATGATAATACTTCTTCACGGCAAGGATACATTTAGAAGCCGTCAAAAATTAAAAGAGCTTGAGGTGGCCTATCAACAAAAACACAAAACCGGTTTTTCGTTTGAAAAAATAGACGGCTTTAGTACAGATATGAAACAAGTAAAAAACGCGCTTCAGAGCGGGTCTCTTTTTGACTCGTCAAAACTTGTGGTTTTAGAGAATGTGTCCGCAAACGCGGGACTTAAGGGTGAGTTTGCAGATTGGCAGGGTCTTAGGAGCTTTAAAGGAGATAAAGATAATACAATAATTTTATTTGAAAATTCTTCTGTTGAAAAAGATAAGGATTATAAAAAAATTATCGCCCTCGCGGATAAAAAACAGGAATTTAAAGAATTGGGCGTAGCGGAAACTGCGAGATGGTTTTTTGCATATTATGCTAACAGAAGTCCTGTGTCTCTGGATATAATAAAGGAAGTAGTTAGTTTGTGTAGAGGGGATATGTGGTTTATATATAATGAACTAAATAAAATACGCGCATATAGCCATGGGCGGAAGATAACAAAAAAAACACTGGATGCTGTGTCTGTTGGAGGTGCGGAGGCGCAAATTTTTCCTACAATAGACGCAATATTTAGAGGTGATACAAACAAAGCTTTTTATAATCTGCTTTTGCAGTGGCGCGCTGGAGAAGCTCCCGAATATGTATTTTATATGATAGTTCGTCAGCTTAAAATTATAGCCCAAGTAAAAGAACAAAAAGACTTAGGCGTTTCTCCTGATTTAATTGCAAAAAAAATAGGAGAACATCCTTTTGTTGTTAAAAAAACACTGAGTATTGTCGGCTTGTTTTCCTGGCCTAAAATAAAAGACCTCTACTCAAGGGTAGGGTCTTTAGATGTAAAAAGTAAAACGGGTCAAATTGATGTCTACTTATCTTGCGAACTGCTTTCGGCGGCGGTAGCGTCCTGATTTTTTGCAGAAACTTGGTTTTTTTCATTCCCGGATACCCTCCTTGCGTACAGAGACTTTCTGCGATTAGCCGTGTTTTTGTGGAAAATATTTATTTTTGTGGCTTTGTCTATAGCTTTAAAATAAATAGGTAGAAGTTTTTCTGCTTCTTCTTTTTTACCCTCCTTTAGAAGGTCATCTATTTTTCGGGCAGCTTTTTT is part of the Candidatus Spechtbacterales bacterium genome and harbors:
- the holA gene encoding DNA polymerase III subunit delta; the encoded protein is MIILLHGKDTFRSRQKLKELEVAYQQKHKTGFSFEKIDGFSTDMKQVKNALQSGSLFDSSKLVVLENVSANAGLKGEFADWQGLRSFKGDKDNTIILFENSSVEKDKDYKKIIALADKKQEFKELGVAETARWFFAYYANRSPVSLDIIKEVVSLCRGDMWFIYNELNKIRAYSHGRKITKKTLDAVSVGGAEAQIFPTIDAIFRGDTNKAFYNLLLQWRAGEAPEYVFYMIVRQLKIIAQVKEQKDLGVSPDLIAKKIGEHPFVVKKTLSIVGLFSWPKIKDLYSRVGSLDVKSKTGQIDVYLSCELLSAAVAS
- the rpsT gene encoding 30S ribosomal protein S20, which produces MPQLPNAKKALRKSQKEEAHNRQYKNRVKKAARKIDDLLKEGKKEEAEKLLPIYFKAIDKATKINIFHKNTANRRKSLYARRVSGNEKNQVSAKNQDATAAESSSQDK